From the Equus przewalskii isolate Varuska chromosome 19, EquPr2, whole genome shotgun sequence genome, one window contains:
- the LOC103544893 gene encoding HLA class I histocompatibility antigen, alpha chain G-like isoform X2 — MRVKAPRAFLLLLSGALTLIDTWAGSHSMRYFKTVMSSHGRGETHFIVVGYVDDTQFVRFDSDAASPRMEPRAPWMEQEGQEYWEEQTRNVKDTAQKLEAELNTLRNYYNQSKAVSHTYQWTHGCYVGTDGHLLLGYSQYAYDGIDHLSLNEDLRSWTAMNTAAQITQRKLEAAGATEQHRHYLEGTCVEWLLRHMENGKQTLQRIEPPKTHVTHHPISDHEVTLRCWALGFYPAEITLTWQRDGEDLTQDTELVETRPAGDGNFQKWAAVVVPSGEEQTYTCHVQHEGLPEPVTLRWEPPPQSTILIVGVIAGLGLLGAVVAGAVIWRKKHSGQIPHRNHCPCCWMQMSLLTPLTPFVKDTGSCGWDFYRHCSWQLDIVAATHATLAKCILRSSSLSMSPHAESESDVVS; from the exons ATGCGGGTCAAGGCGCCCCGagccttcctcctgctgctctcAGGGGCCCTGACCCTGATCGACACCTGGGCGG gctccCACTCCATGAGGTATTTCAAAACCGTCATGTCCAGTCACGGCCGCGGGGAGACTCATTTCATCGTCGTCGGCTACGTGGACGACACGCAGTTCGTGCGGTTCGACAGCGACGCCGCGAGTCCGAGGATGGAGCCCCGGGCGCCGTGGATGGAGCAGGAAGGGCAAGAGTATTGGGAAGAGCAGACAAGGAACGTCAAGGACACCGCACAGAAATTAGAAGCAGAACTTAACACACTGCGCAACTACTACAATCAGAGCAAGGCCG TGTCTCACACCTACCAGTGGACGCACGGTTGCTACGTGGGGACAGACGGGCACCTGCTCCTCGGGTACAGTCAGTACGCCTACGACGGCATCGATCACCTCTCCCTGAACGAGGACCTGCGCTCCTGGACCGCGATGAACACGGCGGCTCAGATCACTCAGCGTAAGTTGGAGGCAGCAGGTGCGACTGAGCAGCACAGACACTACCTGGAGGGCACATGCGTGGAGTGGCTCCTCAGACACATGGAGAACGGGAAGCAGACGCTGCAGCGCATAG AACCTCCAAAGACACATGTGACCCACCACCCCATCTCTGACCATGAGGTCACCCTgaggtgctgggccctgggcttctACCCTGCGGAGATCACCCTGACCTGGCAGCGTGATGGGGAGGACCTGACCCAGGACACGGAGCTTGTGGAGACCAGGCCTGCAGGGGACGGGAACTTCCAGAAGTGGGCGGCTGTGGTGGTGCCTTCTGGAGAGGAGCAGACATACACATGCCATGTGCAGCACGAGGGGCTACCTGAGCCCGTGACCCTGAGATGGG agCCGCCGCCTCAGTCCACCATCCTCATCGTGGGCGTCATTGCTGGCCTGGGTCTCCTTGGAGCTGTGGTGGCTGGAGCTGTGATCTGGAGGAAGAAGCACTCAG GACAGATCCCACATAGGAACCACTGCCCCTGCTGCTGGATGCAGATGTCACTACTCACACCACTGACACCCTTCGTGAAGGACACTGGATCCTGCGGCTGGGACTTCTACCGCCACTGCTCCTGGCAACTGGATATTGTTGCTGCCACTCATGCCACCCTTGCCAAATGCATTCTGCGCAGTTCCAGCCTCTCCATGTCACCACATGCTGAGTCAGAGTCTGACGTGGTCTCCTGA
- the LOC103544893 gene encoding HLA class I histocompatibility antigen, alpha chain G-like isoform X1: MVSGAEFSSKASRGTEKPISVAAVPGYRGSTDPLGLRFSPDPEDAGQGAPSLPPAALRGPDPDRHLGGHGRGETHFIVVGYVDDTQFVRFDSDAASPRMEPRAPWMEQEGQEYWEEQTRNVKDTAQKLEAELNTLRNYYNQSKAVSHTYQWTHGCYVGTDGHLLLGYSQYAYDGIDHLSLNEDLRSWTAMNTAAQITQRKLEAAGATEQHRHYLEGTCVEWLLRHMENGKQTLQRIEPPKTHVTHHPISDHEVTLRCWALGFYPAEITLTWQRDGEDLTQDTELVETRPAGDGNFQKWAAVVVPSGEEQTYTCHVQHEGLPEPVTLRWEPPPQSTILIVGVIAGLGLLGAVVAGAVIWRKKHSGQIPHRNHCPCCWMQMSLLTPLTPFVKDTGSCGWDFYRHCSWQLDIVAATHATLAKCILRSSSLSMSPHAESESDVVS; encoded by the exons GCTCCACCGACCCGCTAGGACTCAGATTCTCCCCAGATCCCGAGGATGCGGGTCAAGGCGCCCCGagccttcctcctgctgctctcAGGGGCCCTGACCCTGATCGACACCTGGGCGG TCACGGCCGCGGGGAGACTCATTTCATCGTCGTCGGCTACGTGGACGACACGCAGTTCGTGCGGTTCGACAGCGACGCCGCGAGTCCGAGGATGGAGCCCCGGGCGCCGTGGATGGAGCAGGAAGGGCAAGAGTATTGGGAAGAGCAGACAAGGAACGTCAAGGACACCGCACAGAAATTAGAAGCAGAACTTAACACACTGCGCAACTACTACAATCAGAGCAAGGCCG TGTCTCACACCTACCAGTGGACGCACGGTTGCTACGTGGGGACAGACGGGCACCTGCTCCTCGGGTACAGTCAGTACGCCTACGACGGCATCGATCACCTCTCCCTGAACGAGGACCTGCGCTCCTGGACCGCGATGAACACGGCGGCTCAGATCACTCAGCGTAAGTTGGAGGCAGCAGGTGCGACTGAGCAGCACAGACACTACCTGGAGGGCACATGCGTGGAGTGGCTCCTCAGACACATGGAGAACGGGAAGCAGACGCTGCAGCGCATAG AACCTCCAAAGACACATGTGACCCACCACCCCATCTCTGACCATGAGGTCACCCTgaggtgctgggccctgggcttctACCCTGCGGAGATCACCCTGACCTGGCAGCGTGATGGGGAGGACCTGACCCAGGACACGGAGCTTGTGGAGACCAGGCCTGCAGGGGACGGGAACTTCCAGAAGTGGGCGGCTGTGGTGGTGCCTTCTGGAGAGGAGCAGACATACACATGCCATGTGCAGCACGAGGGGCTACCTGAGCCCGTGACCCTGAGATGGG agCCGCCGCCTCAGTCCACCATCCTCATCGTGGGCGTCATTGCTGGCCTGGGTCTCCTTGGAGCTGTGGTGGCTGGAGCTGTGATCTGGAGGAAGAAGCACTCAG GACAGATCCCACATAGGAACCACTGCCCCTGCTGCTGGATGCAGATGTCACTACTCACACCACTGACACCCTTCGTGAAGGACACTGGATCCTGCGGCTGGGACTTCTACCGCCACTGCTCCTGGCAACTGGATATTGTTGCTGCCACTCATGCCACCCTTGCCAAATGCATTCTGCGCAGTTCCAGCCTCTCCATGTCACCACATGCTGAGTCAGAGTCTGACGTGGTCTCCTGA
- the LOC103544893 gene encoding HLA class I histocompatibility antigen, alpha chain G-like isoform X5 — MASVRGSHSMRYFKTVMSSHGRGETHFIVVGYVDDTQFVRFDSDAASPRMEPRAPWMEQEGQEYWEEQTRNVKDTAQKLEAELNTLRNYYNQSKAVSHTYQWTHGCYVGTDGHLLLGYSQYAYDGIDHLSLNEDLRSWTAMNTAAQITQRKLEAAGATEQHRHYLEGTCVEWLLRHMENGKQTLQRIEPPKTHVTHHPISDHEVTLRCWALGFYPAEITLTWQRDGEDLTQDTELVETRPAGDGNFQKWAAVVVPSGEEQTYTCHVQHEGLPEPVTLRWEPPPQSTILIVGVIAGLGLLGAVVAGAVIWRKKHSGQIPHRNHCPCCWMQMSLLTPLTPFVKDTGSCGWDFYRHCSWQLDIVAATHATLAKCILRSSSLSMSPHAESESDVVS; from the exons ATGGCCTCTGTGAGAG gctccCACTCCATGAGGTATTTCAAAACCGTCATGTCCAGTCACGGCCGCGGGGAGACTCATTTCATCGTCGTCGGCTACGTGGACGACACGCAGTTCGTGCGGTTCGACAGCGACGCCGCGAGTCCGAGGATGGAGCCCCGGGCGCCGTGGATGGAGCAGGAAGGGCAAGAGTATTGGGAAGAGCAGACAAGGAACGTCAAGGACACCGCACAGAAATTAGAAGCAGAACTTAACACACTGCGCAACTACTACAATCAGAGCAAGGCCG TGTCTCACACCTACCAGTGGACGCACGGTTGCTACGTGGGGACAGACGGGCACCTGCTCCTCGGGTACAGTCAGTACGCCTACGACGGCATCGATCACCTCTCCCTGAACGAGGACCTGCGCTCCTGGACCGCGATGAACACGGCGGCTCAGATCACTCAGCGTAAGTTGGAGGCAGCAGGTGCGACTGAGCAGCACAGACACTACCTGGAGGGCACATGCGTGGAGTGGCTCCTCAGACACATGGAGAACGGGAAGCAGACGCTGCAGCGCATAG AACCTCCAAAGACACATGTGACCCACCACCCCATCTCTGACCATGAGGTCACCCTgaggtgctgggccctgggcttctACCCTGCGGAGATCACCCTGACCTGGCAGCGTGATGGGGAGGACCTGACCCAGGACACGGAGCTTGTGGAGACCAGGCCTGCAGGGGACGGGAACTTCCAGAAGTGGGCGGCTGTGGTGGTGCCTTCTGGAGAGGAGCAGACATACACATGCCATGTGCAGCACGAGGGGCTACCTGAGCCCGTGACCCTGAGATGGG agCCGCCGCCTCAGTCCACCATCCTCATCGTGGGCGTCATTGCTGGCCTGGGTCTCCTTGGAGCTGTGGTGGCTGGAGCTGTGATCTGGAGGAAGAAGCACTCAG GACAGATCCCACATAGGAACCACTGCCCCTGCTGCTGGATGCAGATGTCACTACTCACACCACTGACACCCTTCGTGAAGGACACTGGATCCTGCGGCTGGGACTTCTACCGCCACTGCTCCTGGCAACTGGATATTGTTGCTGCCACTCATGCCACCCTTGCCAAATGCATTCTGCGCAGTTCCAGCCTCTCCATGTCACCACATGCTGAGTCAGAGTCTGACGTGGTCTCCTGA
- the LOC103544893 gene encoding patr class I histocompatibility antigen, alpha chain G-like isoform X19 — MEPRAPWMEQEGQEYWEEQTRNVKDTAQKLEAELNTLRNYYNQSKAVSHTYQWTHGCYVGTDGHLLLGYSQYAYDGIDHLSLNEDLRSWTAMNTAAQITQRKLEAAGATEQHRHYLEGTCVEWLLRHMENGKQTLQRIEPPKTHVTHHPISDHEVTLRCWALGFYPAEITLTWQRDGEDLTQDTELVETRPAGDGNFQKWAAVVVPSGEEQTYTCHVQHEGLPEPVTLRWEPPPQSTILIVGVIAGLGLLGAVVAGAVIWRKKHSGQIPHRNHCPCCWMQMSLLTPLTPFVKDTGSCGWDFYRHCSWQLDIVAATHATLAKCILRSSSLSMSPHAESESDVVS, encoded by the exons ATGGAGCCCCGGGCGCCGTGGATGGAGCAGGAAGGGCAAGAGTATTGGGAAGAGCAGACAAGGAACGTCAAGGACACCGCACAGAAATTAGAAGCAGAACTTAACACACTGCGCAACTACTACAATCAGAGCAAGGCCG TGTCTCACACCTACCAGTGGACGCACGGTTGCTACGTGGGGACAGACGGGCACCTGCTCCTCGGGTACAGTCAGTACGCCTACGACGGCATCGATCACCTCTCCCTGAACGAGGACCTGCGCTCCTGGACCGCGATGAACACGGCGGCTCAGATCACTCAGCGTAAGTTGGAGGCAGCAGGTGCGACTGAGCAGCACAGACACTACCTGGAGGGCACATGCGTGGAGTGGCTCCTCAGACACATGGAGAACGGGAAGCAGACGCTGCAGCGCATAG AACCTCCAAAGACACATGTGACCCACCACCCCATCTCTGACCATGAGGTCACCCTgaggtgctgggccctgggcttctACCCTGCGGAGATCACCCTGACCTGGCAGCGTGATGGGGAGGACCTGACCCAGGACACGGAGCTTGTGGAGACCAGGCCTGCAGGGGACGGGAACTTCCAGAAGTGGGCGGCTGTGGTGGTGCCTTCTGGAGAGGAGCAGACATACACATGCCATGTGCAGCACGAGGGGCTACCTGAGCCCGTGACCCTGAGATGGG agCCGCCGCCTCAGTCCACCATCCTCATCGTGGGCGTCATTGCTGGCCTGGGTCTCCTTGGAGCTGTGGTGGCTGGAGCTGTGATCTGGAGGAAGAAGCACTCAG GACAGATCCCACATAGGAACCACTGCCCCTGCTGCTGGATGCAGATGTCACTACTCACACCACTGACACCCTTCGTGAAGGACACTGGATCCTGCGGCTGGGACTTCTACCGCCACTGCTCCTGGCAACTGGATATTGTTGCTGCCACTCATGCCACCCTTGCCAAATGCATTCTGCGCAGTTCCAGCCTCTCCATGTCACCACATGCTGAGTCAGAGTCTGACGTGGTCTCCTGA
- the LOC103544893 gene encoding HLA class I histocompatibility antigen, alpha chain G-like isoform X7: MRYFKTVMSSHGRGETHFIVVGYVDDTQFVRFDSDAASPRMEPRAPWMEQEGQEYWEEQTRNVKDTAQKLEAELNTLRNYYNQSKAVSHTYQWTHGCYVGTDGHLLLGYSQYAYDGIDHLSLNEDLRSWTAMNTAAQITQRKLEAAGATEQHRHYLEGTCVEWLLRHMENGKQTLQRIEPPKTHVTHHPISDHEVTLRCWALGFYPAEITLTWQRDGEDLTQDTELVETRPAGDGNFQKWAAVVVPSGEEQTYTCHVQHEGLPEPVTLRWEPPPQSTILIVGVIAGLGLLGAVVAGAVIWRKKHSGQIPHRNHCPCCWMQMSLLTPLTPFVKDTGSCGWDFYRHCSWQLDIVAATHATLAKCILRSSSLSMSPHAESESDVVS, from the exons ATGAGGTATTTCAAAACCGTCATGTCCAGTCACGGCCGCGGGGAGACTCATTTCATCGTCGTCGGCTACGTGGACGACACGCAGTTCGTGCGGTTCGACAGCGACGCCGCGAGTCCGAGGATGGAGCCCCGGGCGCCGTGGATGGAGCAGGAAGGGCAAGAGTATTGGGAAGAGCAGACAAGGAACGTCAAGGACACCGCACAGAAATTAGAAGCAGAACTTAACACACTGCGCAACTACTACAATCAGAGCAAGGCCG TGTCTCACACCTACCAGTGGACGCACGGTTGCTACGTGGGGACAGACGGGCACCTGCTCCTCGGGTACAGTCAGTACGCCTACGACGGCATCGATCACCTCTCCCTGAACGAGGACCTGCGCTCCTGGACCGCGATGAACACGGCGGCTCAGATCACTCAGCGTAAGTTGGAGGCAGCAGGTGCGACTGAGCAGCACAGACACTACCTGGAGGGCACATGCGTGGAGTGGCTCCTCAGACACATGGAGAACGGGAAGCAGACGCTGCAGCGCATAG AACCTCCAAAGACACATGTGACCCACCACCCCATCTCTGACCATGAGGTCACCCTgaggtgctgggccctgggcttctACCCTGCGGAGATCACCCTGACCTGGCAGCGTGATGGGGAGGACCTGACCCAGGACACGGAGCTTGTGGAGACCAGGCCTGCAGGGGACGGGAACTTCCAGAAGTGGGCGGCTGTGGTGGTGCCTTCTGGAGAGGAGCAGACATACACATGCCATGTGCAGCACGAGGGGCTACCTGAGCCCGTGACCCTGAGATGGG agCCGCCGCCTCAGTCCACCATCCTCATCGTGGGCGTCATTGCTGGCCTGGGTCTCCTTGGAGCTGTGGTGGCTGGAGCTGTGATCTGGAGGAAGAAGCACTCAG GACAGATCCCACATAGGAACCACTGCCCCTGCTGCTGGATGCAGATGTCACTACTCACACCACTGACACCCTTCGTGAAGGACACTGGATCCTGCGGCTGGGACTTCTACCGCCACTGCTCCTGGCAACTGGATATTGTTGCTGCCACTCATGCCACCCTTGCCAAATGCATTCTGCGCAGTTCCAGCCTCTCCATGTCACCACATGCTGAGTCAGAGTCTGACGTGGTCTCCTGA
- the LOC103544893 gene encoding saoe class I histocompatibility antigen, A alpha chain-like isoform X23 — protein sequence MRVKAPRAFLLLLSGALTLIDTWAGSHSMRYFKTVMSSHGRGETHFIVVGYVDDTQFVRFDSDAASPRMEPRAPWMEQEGQEYWEEQTRNVKDTAQKLEAELNTLRNYYNQSKAVSHTYQWTHGCYVGTDGHLLLGYSQYAYDGIDHLSLNEDLRSWTAMNTAAQITQRKLEAAGATEQHRHYLEGTCVEWLLRHMENGKQTLQRIEPPKTHVTHHPISDHEVTLRCWALGFYPAEITLTWQRDGEDLTQDTELVETRPAGDGNFQKWAAVVVPSGEEQTYTCHVQHEGLPEPVTLRWEPPPQSTILIVGVIAGLGLLGAVVAGAVIWRKKHSDPT from the exons ATGCGGGTCAAGGCGCCCCGagccttcctcctgctgctctcAGGGGCCCTGACCCTGATCGACACCTGGGCGG gctccCACTCCATGAGGTATTTCAAAACCGTCATGTCCAGTCACGGCCGCGGGGAGACTCATTTCATCGTCGTCGGCTACGTGGACGACACGCAGTTCGTGCGGTTCGACAGCGACGCCGCGAGTCCGAGGATGGAGCCCCGGGCGCCGTGGATGGAGCAGGAAGGGCAAGAGTATTGGGAAGAGCAGACAAGGAACGTCAAGGACACCGCACAGAAATTAGAAGCAGAACTTAACACACTGCGCAACTACTACAATCAGAGCAAGGCCG TGTCTCACACCTACCAGTGGACGCACGGTTGCTACGTGGGGACAGACGGGCACCTGCTCCTCGGGTACAGTCAGTACGCCTACGACGGCATCGATCACCTCTCCCTGAACGAGGACCTGCGCTCCTGGACCGCGATGAACACGGCGGCTCAGATCACTCAGCGTAAGTTGGAGGCAGCAGGTGCGACTGAGCAGCACAGACACTACCTGGAGGGCACATGCGTGGAGTGGCTCCTCAGACACATGGAGAACGGGAAGCAGACGCTGCAGCGCATAG AACCTCCAAAGACACATGTGACCCACCACCCCATCTCTGACCATGAGGTCACCCTgaggtgctgggccctgggcttctACCCTGCGGAGATCACCCTGACCTGGCAGCGTGATGGGGAGGACCTGACCCAGGACACGGAGCTTGTGGAGACCAGGCCTGCAGGGGACGGGAACTTCCAGAAGTGGGCGGCTGTGGTGGTGCCTTCTGGAGAGGAGCAGACATACACATGCCATGTGCAGCACGAGGGGCTACCTGAGCCCGTGACCCTGAGATGGG agCCGCCGCCTCAGTCCACCATCCTCATCGTGGGCGTCATTGCTGGCCTGGGTCTCCTTGGAGCTGTGGTGGCTGGAGCTGTGATCTGGAGGAAGAAGCACTCAG ATCCCACATAG
- the LOC103544893 gene encoding HLA class I histocompatibility antigen, alpha chain G-like isoform X13: MVSGAEFSSKASRGTEKPISVAAVPGYRGSTDPLGLRFSPDPEDAGQGAPSLPPAALRGPDPDRHLGGHGRGETHFIVVGYVDDTQFVRFDSDAASPRMEPRAPWMEQEGQEYWEEQTRNVKDTAQKLEAELNTLRNYYNQSKAVSHTYQWTHGCYVGTDGHLLLGYSQYAYDGIDHLSLNEDLRSWTAMNTAAQITQRKLEAAGATEQHRHYLEGTCVEWLLRHMENGKQTLQRIEPPKTHVTHHPISDHEVTLRCWALGFYPAEITLTWQRDGEDLTQDTELVETRPAGDGNFQKWAAVVVPSGEEQTYTCHVQHEGLPEPVTLRWEPPPQSTILIVGVIAGLGLLGAVVAGAVIWRKKHSDPT, encoded by the exons GCTCCACCGACCCGCTAGGACTCAGATTCTCCCCAGATCCCGAGGATGCGGGTCAAGGCGCCCCGagccttcctcctgctgctctcAGGGGCCCTGACCCTGATCGACACCTGGGCGG TCACGGCCGCGGGGAGACTCATTTCATCGTCGTCGGCTACGTGGACGACACGCAGTTCGTGCGGTTCGACAGCGACGCCGCGAGTCCGAGGATGGAGCCCCGGGCGCCGTGGATGGAGCAGGAAGGGCAAGAGTATTGGGAAGAGCAGACAAGGAACGTCAAGGACACCGCACAGAAATTAGAAGCAGAACTTAACACACTGCGCAACTACTACAATCAGAGCAAGGCCG TGTCTCACACCTACCAGTGGACGCACGGTTGCTACGTGGGGACAGACGGGCACCTGCTCCTCGGGTACAGTCAGTACGCCTACGACGGCATCGATCACCTCTCCCTGAACGAGGACCTGCGCTCCTGGACCGCGATGAACACGGCGGCTCAGATCACTCAGCGTAAGTTGGAGGCAGCAGGTGCGACTGAGCAGCACAGACACTACCTGGAGGGCACATGCGTGGAGTGGCTCCTCAGACACATGGAGAACGGGAAGCAGACGCTGCAGCGCATAG AACCTCCAAAGACACATGTGACCCACCACCCCATCTCTGACCATGAGGTCACCCTgaggtgctgggccctgggcttctACCCTGCGGAGATCACCCTGACCTGGCAGCGTGATGGGGAGGACCTGACCCAGGACACGGAGCTTGTGGAGACCAGGCCTGCAGGGGACGGGAACTTCCAGAAGTGGGCGGCTGTGGTGGTGCCTTCTGGAGAGGAGCAGACATACACATGCCATGTGCAGCACGAGGGGCTACCTGAGCCCGTGACCCTGAGATGGG agCCGCCGCCTCAGTCCACCATCCTCATCGTGGGCGTCATTGCTGGCCTGGGTCTCCTTGGAGCTGTGGTGGCTGGAGCTGTGATCTGGAGGAAGAAGCACTCAG ATCCCACATAG
- the LOC103544893 gene encoding HLA class I histocompatibility antigen, alpha chain G-like isoform X4: protein MVSGAEFSSKASRGTEKPISVAAVPGYRGSTDPLGLRFSPDPEDAGQGAPSLPPAALRGPDPDRHLGGHGRGETHFIVVGYVDDTQFVRFDSDAASPRMEPRAPWMEQEGQEYWEEQTRNVKDTAQKLEAELNTLRNYYNQSKAVSHTYQWTHGCYVGTDGHLLLGYSQYAYDGIDHLSLNEDLRSWTAMNTAAQITQRKLEAAGATEQHRHYLEGTCVEWLLRHMENGKQTLQRIEPPKTHVTHHPISDHEVTLRCWALGFYPAEITLTWQRDGEDLTQDTELVETRPAGDGNFQKWAAVVVPSGEEQTYTCHVQHEGLPEPVTLRWEPPPQSTILIVGVIAGLGLLGAVVAGAVIWRKKHSAAGVVWPVIVPGRRGGPAHRHMVSRDEFSDSSSSASF, encoded by the exons GCTCCACCGACCCGCTAGGACTCAGATTCTCCCCAGATCCCGAGGATGCGGGTCAAGGCGCCCCGagccttcctcctgctgctctcAGGGGCCCTGACCCTGATCGACACCTGGGCGG TCACGGCCGCGGGGAGACTCATTTCATCGTCGTCGGCTACGTGGACGACACGCAGTTCGTGCGGTTCGACAGCGACGCCGCGAGTCCGAGGATGGAGCCCCGGGCGCCGTGGATGGAGCAGGAAGGGCAAGAGTATTGGGAAGAGCAGACAAGGAACGTCAAGGACACCGCACAGAAATTAGAAGCAGAACTTAACACACTGCGCAACTACTACAATCAGAGCAAGGCCG TGTCTCACACCTACCAGTGGACGCACGGTTGCTACGTGGGGACAGACGGGCACCTGCTCCTCGGGTACAGTCAGTACGCCTACGACGGCATCGATCACCTCTCCCTGAACGAGGACCTGCGCTCCTGGACCGCGATGAACACGGCGGCTCAGATCACTCAGCGTAAGTTGGAGGCAGCAGGTGCGACTGAGCAGCACAGACACTACCTGGAGGGCACATGCGTGGAGTGGCTCCTCAGACACATGGAGAACGGGAAGCAGACGCTGCAGCGCATAG AACCTCCAAAGACACATGTGACCCACCACCCCATCTCTGACCATGAGGTCACCCTgaggtgctgggccctgggcttctACCCTGCGGAGATCACCCTGACCTGGCAGCGTGATGGGGAGGACCTGACCCAGGACACGGAGCTTGTGGAGACCAGGCCTGCAGGGGACGGGAACTTCCAGAAGTGGGCGGCTGTGGTGGTGCCTTCTGGAGAGGAGCAGACATACACATGCCATGTGCAGCACGAGGGGCTACCTGAGCCCGTGACCCTGAGATGGG agCCGCCGCCTCAGTCCACCATCCTCATCGTGGGCGTCATTGCTGGCCTGGGTCTCCTTGGAGCTGTGGTGGCTGGAGCTGTGATCTGGAGGAAGAAGCACTCAG CAGCAGGAGTTGTTTGGCCTGTCATTGTCCCTGGAAGACGAGGAGGCCCTGCACATAGGCACATGGTGTCCAGAGATGAATTTTCAGACTCAtccagctctgcctccttctAG
- the LOC103544893 gene encoding HLA class I histocompatibility antigen, alpha chain G-like isoform X3, which yields MVSGAEFSSKASRGTEKPISVAAVPGYRGSTDPLGLRFSPDPEDAGQGAPSLPPAALRGPDPDRHLGGHGRGETHFIVVGYVDDTQFVRFDSDAASPRMEPRAPWMEQEGQEYWEEQTRNVKDTAQKLEAELNTLRNYYNQSKAVSHTYQWTHGCYVGTDGHLLLGYSQYAYDGIDHLSLNEDLRSWTAMNTAAQITQRKLEAAGATEQHRHYLEGTCVEWLLRHMENGKQTLQRIEPPKTHVTHHPISDHEVTLRCWALGFYPAEITLTWQRDGEDLTQDTELVETRPAGDGNFQKWAAVVVPSGEEQTYTCHVQHEGLPEPVTLRWEPPPQSTILIVGVIAGLGLLGAVVAGAVIWRKKHSAFLLQQRWGRAISITVSTSCCTELQLLTTSLKIKIRMFFQILAMKD from the exons GCTCCACCGACCCGCTAGGACTCAGATTCTCCCCAGATCCCGAGGATGCGGGTCAAGGCGCCCCGagccttcctcctgctgctctcAGGGGCCCTGACCCTGATCGACACCTGGGCGG TCACGGCCGCGGGGAGACTCATTTCATCGTCGTCGGCTACGTGGACGACACGCAGTTCGTGCGGTTCGACAGCGACGCCGCGAGTCCGAGGATGGAGCCCCGGGCGCCGTGGATGGAGCAGGAAGGGCAAGAGTATTGGGAAGAGCAGACAAGGAACGTCAAGGACACCGCACAGAAATTAGAAGCAGAACTTAACACACTGCGCAACTACTACAATCAGAGCAAGGCCG TGTCTCACACCTACCAGTGGACGCACGGTTGCTACGTGGGGACAGACGGGCACCTGCTCCTCGGGTACAGTCAGTACGCCTACGACGGCATCGATCACCTCTCCCTGAACGAGGACCTGCGCTCCTGGACCGCGATGAACACGGCGGCTCAGATCACTCAGCGTAAGTTGGAGGCAGCAGGTGCGACTGAGCAGCACAGACACTACCTGGAGGGCACATGCGTGGAGTGGCTCCTCAGACACATGGAGAACGGGAAGCAGACGCTGCAGCGCATAG AACCTCCAAAGACACATGTGACCCACCACCCCATCTCTGACCATGAGGTCACCCTgaggtgctgggccctgggcttctACCCTGCGGAGATCACCCTGACCTGGCAGCGTGATGGGGAGGACCTGACCCAGGACACGGAGCTTGTGGAGACCAGGCCTGCAGGGGACGGGAACTTCCAGAAGTGGGCGGCTGTGGTGGTGCCTTCTGGAGAGGAGCAGACATACACATGCCATGTGCAGCACGAGGGGCTACCTGAGCCCGTGACCCTGAGATGGG agCCGCCGCCTCAGTCCACCATCCTCATCGTGGGCGTCATTGCTGGCCTGGGTCTCCTTGGAGCTGTGGTGGCTGGAGCTGTGATCTGGAGGAAGAAGCACTCAG CCTTCCTGTTGCAGCAGAGGTGGGGCCGGGCCATCTCCATCACTGTCTCAACTTCGTGTTGCACTGAGCTGCAACTTCTCACTACCtcgttgaaaataaaaatcagaatgttttttcaaattcttGCCATGAAGGATTGA